The Hypanus sabinus isolate sHypSab1 chromosome 19, sHypSab1.hap1, whole genome shotgun sequence genomic sequence ctggtgttcaagaggatcaattttgccccttgcaatcctttgcTCTCAACATAACTGTAGAATCCCTTACAATTCTTCTTCATCTTGTCTGTTTGGAGCAGCTTCATCCCTTCTTGTACTCTTACTGATTTCTTTAGGTGTGCTCTTGCATTTTTGTACTCCGTAAGCAccttatttgttcctacctgcctatacctgctatgcacctccttttttttctcttgaccagggtctcaatatttcttgaaaaccaaggttttcTACACTTGTCatatttactttttattctgacatgaaCCTTCAAAATTTCGTTTTTGAAGGCCTCTCTCGgagtacacttttgccagaaaacagcctgtcccaatccacacttgccagataatttctgatactatcaaaattGGCATTTCTCCAAtatagaatctcaacctgcagaccagccctatctttttgcatatttactaagaaactaatggcattgtggtcactggatgcaaagtggtCTCCTACTCAAACTTTTGTCACTTGCCCTGTCTAatttccctaatagcagatccagtatcacatattctctcattgggacttctatgtgctGATGAAgaaaactttactgaacacatttgacaaactctatcccatctagtccttttacagtatggaattcccagtcagtatgtggaaagttaaaatcacccagtataacagtctgtgatctcttctAATTTTTCCTCTAAATTCAATGATCTGTTGGGTAGTCTGTAATATATCCCCATTAATCTCAGTTCCATGCTTAGTGCCTCACtcatgagttctccagtctgtcctgacagagcCATGACATTTTCTCTGCCTAGTAACCCCACCTCTCCTCCTTCTATCCTTCCcattctatcacatctaaaacaacagaaccctggaatattgaactgccagtcctgctcctcctgcaaccaattcttactaatggctgcaatatcataattccatgtgttgatccatgccttgaggtcatctgcctttcctacagaatgtcttgcattgaaatatacacaggtCAGGACACTGTTCACGTGATAGACTGGATTTACAGCCATAAAATAATCAGTCAGTTTGTTTTATCTGTAAAGTTGCTGAAGTCTATGTAATGTCATAGTCAATCTCACTGTGGCATTCCCAGCAGGCTAATATAGATAAATGAAAGAGGGGAATGACATATAAAATGGCTTAATTGAGTTCTGCCTGCTGCAATCCACCCACATTGTAACATTGCAGGAGGTCAGATGGAATGCGATAGTGAATTAGTGGCAGGCACCAGAAGCTCAGTTACTCCTGTGGAGTGAGTGCACATCCTTTGCAAAGTTATCACCCCATCTCCGCTTCGTTTCTCCAGTGTAGGGGTGGGTCTTCATTTTATTTTCCACCTTGAAAACCAAAGTGGATGATTTAATTGTGTTTCAATGCAAGTGGTATTATCCCAAAGTGGAACATCTCACACAAGCCAATTCATAGAAGCatataaaacctacagcacaatataggccctttggccctcacagttgtgccaaacatgtccctactaggcttacccatagccctcttacttttctaagctccatgcacctatccaaaagtttcttaaaagaccctatcgtatccgcctccaccactgttgccggtagcccattccacgcactcaccaatctctgcgtgTAAAAAATAatcttacccgacatctcctctgtacctactccccagcaccttaaacctgtctcCTCTTAtcgcaaccatttcagccctgggaaaaagcctctgactacccacactatcaatgcctctcatcatcttatacacctctgtcaggtcacctctcatgctccgtcgctccaagggaaaaaaacgccgagttcactcaaccagttTTCATACGGCATGTACTTATTCTCTGCTCTGATTTTCAGCTGGTCTATTTCCTTTTGAATCTTTTGACGATGTACTATCCAAAACTCCTCCAATTTTTGTCATTTGCAAAGTTGCTGATCATCTTAACCTTCATTTCATTGAAATAATTTGAGGCCTCAACAATAATCTTTGTGGGACactattagtcacaggcctcctatCAGATaaacacccctccgtcactgccATCTGTCCTCAATGGATTTAAAATTGGCTTGGCCAGTCTCCCAAGTCACTGTGGATGCCATCTGTTGTGATCTTTGGGATTAGTCTACCATGGAGCCTTGTTGAAACCATGTttgaaatccatatataatatatatagcaTGTGCTTCCCTGCATCTTTATCATCTCCCTCAAAACTCAACTCAACTTGTTAAGGCATGGCCTGCGTAAATGTCATACTGACTGCGGTGAAAGGGAGAGAAATTCTGCTCTAAAATTTCAATTTCTATAATGTCATGGCCTGTAGAAATGCTTTATGGCATTCTTAAAGTGATTTGCATGCTTGGTCAAAGGGGTTTCTCTTAACATGCCTGTTAAAGGAATATACAGTtagaatggggatgggagaatGCAGGATCCAGTGTATGAATTGGTCTCAGTTCATACCTCCGGACCAATCAACTGCAATTGGAGGTCTGTCCAACCTTGCCTAGCCGGTAATGCTATCTGTGTTGTTACTTTACCCTGCACTGAGCACAGTTTTAGTTATCGCACTGGCATTTAATTGTTATTTGTCCAAGTTTGTTAGACTTCTGCTTGCATTCACATAAATCATGTAAACAACCTGTTGACTTGTATAATATTTACAGTGCATGCATATTTTAAAAAGTCAACTAATCATTTGCATTTCATATTCCCTGCCTTAAAGTGAATTCATTTCATCCCTTTGCTCCTGTTGAGCAATTGATTTAAATATGCTAATTTTAAAATGGGGTTGGTGAGATATTTCCTcatggttgggagagagagaaaaaggaaggGGCTATGATCCAGCGGTTGTGCATTTCCCAACTGAAGCTTGAGAACTGGCCGGATCCTTATTAGCCTAGGAAACAAGGCTATCTTTCAGTGGGAAAGCATAACCCTCCCAAACTTCACCTAAAATTTTGATTTGATTCTGGAAATTAACAAACTTCCCCCTTCACTGGTAAGTTATGGTAATTTCTGCATGAGTAGTGGCAGTGAGTAGCCACATATGAATTAAAGTCCAGGGGAAACTAATGTTTTTAATGCTGTTTTTAAAAATTCCAGGTTTTTATCAAGTATTTATCAAACAAAATATGACCACTGACACGGCCATTAAAAATGATAACTGAAAGCTTGGTCAAAGCAGTAGCGTTTAAGGGCTTGGAGCAGTGGAAAAGCAGGGTTCCTTTGTTTAGCCATGAGTGTCATTAGTGGAATGATCACTGTTGAGGATGTTTCAAGTAGAATTGTTTATCTTGAAGCCTGTATCACTAGTGAAGACAGGAGATGGGAATGAACAAAGtcattgagtttttttttaatggattgcATTGCTTATCAGGAAAAAATTCATATTTTGGGGAACAATGTGGTGATCAGTGAATAAGTTGTGAGTTTGGTGCCTTGCATAGCTTTGAATGATCTCATCTTCATGAAGGAAAAAAGGGTTTTAGAATGATCATGTCAAGATGAATAATCGTGGCCCAGAATTTCAAGTAGATAAATTGTGGTATGGGTTTAATATCTCACATGATCCAAAGTAGTGAAAAGTTCCGCAAGCCACTCAGATTGATCAAGTTGTACGTGTAAGGGGCAGAGTGAATTATTATTAGAGGTGGATGTGGAATTATGGCTCAAGTATGATAGCAAGGTTAAGAACCATCTGGTTCAATCTTCAACAATTCTCAATGCAAGTGCTGAGATTGGGACTAGAGAAATGTACTTCATTGGTTGAAAAGTTACTTAAGGATGTCCAACAAACTACAATAAGTTGGGGAATGGTATCATCAGTACTCAAGGACACTTTGGGTAATGTCACTGTGGGGCAACATTTGGATTGCAGCAGAGACAagataaatctgttggaagcaCTGAAGAGTCATTGCGAAGGAGTGTTCCTGTGACTACAACTAAATGAATCAAAATAAATATGGGTGACTGTGGTCCAGATAGCAAAATAATGAGGAAGAGCTGTAGGAGGATGATGGTCTGGACACATACCAAGGAAGGTATACCAATTGAGAGGAACAGGGAGTCGATTGAAATTTCCTTTGGCAATTCATAAATGCAAGCCAGTTGACCTCTTGTAAAAGGAGTTCAGCTGGTGCTGTTTCCTCATCGCTTTTTTCTGAGCAGTATCCAAGATTTCCAGTGCTATCAAAAATAAGTTGTtcaatttaactttttttttattggcAGATTTATGAATCCATTGGAAATCATCTTAGGAGGAGCAGTGGTAACGGTGATTTTCATGGGCTCTGTTTGGGCCTCGGAAAATAAGGCAACAATCGGTAACTTTAAGCGCCAGCATCCAACTTTCTTTGTTTTGGCCGTTCTAATGATGAGCTACTTTTTCATTTCCATAATCGGGGGTGTGATGGTTTTCTTGCTTGGAATCACATTACCACTATTTTGTAAGTATTATGTGTTCATTtgatattttgaactttgacaaaTTTTAACCATCACATAAAGGAACCCATGCATGATTATTGATAAATGTAGTGTTTACACTGAGCCAGTAAATTCTCCATCTTGAGCTCTACTGGTGCAAAATTTAATCAGGGTTCTGACTATATTAATTTACATGGATAGTAGGTGTTTAAAGGCTGGAATTTGTTTTCTCCTCTTCGTTCtttcacaaatgctgcttgaattctaaatttcttttttttttggctggACAGAGTTGAGCTTCCATTTATTTATACAATAACTTTAATAATCTTGTGCATCCCAAATTTTcttataataaacagtacaattGCTGTTGTGAAGCAGTGACACTAATTACAATCTTGGTATTAGCAACAtggtgaccactttgcactacaatgggtttacttttttttgtttgtagAACGATGTTAAATGTGGATTTTTTGGTGAAATTTGTCTCTAATGCTATATGCCTATAATGCTGTTGTAAGTAATTTGCATTATGCCTGTGCATACTTGTacctatgacaataaactcagcttTGACTACAAAAGTTCATGTCAGTTGCTTCAAGTCAGACATAGAAATGTGAAGAAAGTATTTTTTATAACGTTAAAGAGACTTGCAGGCAATTGTACATGGATCcttttaaaaatacacaaaactTGTATGTTTGATTTTGTTACTAGAAGTTCAAATTGGAGATGATAGTGAACTAGTACCAATCTACAAGTCATGCTCTTGTATACACTGCCGTGAAAGTCTTTGACCAAAAATTAACTAAAATTTGTGCTTTTCTCAGTAATATTTGTGCATTCTTCTCTACGGCTTCGGAACCTTCAGAATAAGTTTGAAAACAAGATGGAAGAGGTCGGACTTAAGAAAACTCCCATGGGAATCTTACTGAATGCGCTTGGTCAGGAACAGGAGCACATCTCTAAAATTGCTGATATTTTGTCTACTCAAGGCAAACACTAACAAGGTTCTGACTAATTTAGCATCTTTAGTATGTGTTATGTTGTATTCCTGGAGTAAGATTTTTTTTGAAAAGCCTTAAGCTGGTATTGTCCATTTTCAAGTATTCCAAGCTTTAACAAGCTGATATTAATGCTGTTGCAAAGTACAACTGGAAATACTTTTTTTGGCAAGTTACAACGTATTGTGGAAAATTAATTGCTTGATACAGTGACAGTATGCCGTTTTGTCTTTGTGTACCTTAGAACAGTTCTTAACTGAATCCCAGATGACATGGTAAACTAACAGTTTATCTGGATGATACATAATCTTGCACTTTCTTTATTACttgtatttatttaattggttAAGGTCTGATTTAGGATGGAAGGATATTATCTTAATTATTTAGATTCGTATGAGTAAAAGAACCAGAATGTATAGATTTAATGGTGTAGGGTTATGTAGAGGCACATTGTTGACATTTTCACAATTGAAGTTCTCAATCCCAGCTTCAAATGGATCAagttgcacattcttcctgtgtgATGTGATCTTGTTTGCAATTTGAAAATGTATAtaaaatactttttttaaaaaaaaattgtttggtATTTGGGGAGTTGGAACGATCAGTTTATCTTTTTATTCCACTTAATATGGTCTGCAACATTGGGTGATAGAAATTAAATACTGTATAAAACTGAACTTGAGTAAAACACAAAGCAAACATCTGTTTTCATATATGAACTGTCGATGTAAAATGGAGAACACGTATAAGGAAGTCACGCCATCAGAACGTGAAAGTTATGCAATCATCGTTTAGTATCCAAATCAATTTTTACAAAACCTCTTAGTCATGGAAAATGAGTTTCAACAAACTGGTATCTTTGAAAAAATTGGCTTTTTGACAAAACTGTAATTGTAATGCTTTGTTTTAGAAAAGCTGTTAAATGTGAAGTATGAGCTCATGATGAAGAATTTGTTGTATAAAGTGTTACTAATGTGTTTGAATTTTCAGGTCCAAAGATATGCAAAATACCTTGCATGCAATAAAGCTACTTTAAATTACTATTGTGTCGTATATGAACTATTTAAAACCTTTTATTGACACTGTCTGAAGGTATCCTGGTTAAATAGACCCATTCCTGAAATCTTTACTCCTATTTTTGTTTTGCAAAGCAAGAATAAGGCAGCCACTTGCATCTCTTACAATTCTTCAGTAATATTGTACATAATGCAGGTGCAACATGATGTCCTTGTATGACAGAACCCTAAATTTCCAGGAAAAGCAGTTTCTGAAAAATGACTTTTGATCATGGATTCACTTCCATTATTAGGGACTACTGTAATCGTAACTGGATGGAGGGAAGATGACAAGAAGAGTCAGTGTTGTATCACCAGGAATTGTTCCCCAGATGATGATGCCAATCATGACATCTCTCACCCTGTGCAGTTAAAAGCTTTGGTTAGGAAAGCCTCAGGCTGCGAATACTTTTTACCCCTTCCTCCCTTCATCTCTTATTCTCTGCTCTCGAACTGCTTGACTAACCTTTTGACCAATTGTCCTAATGTCCTTGACAGGTTTTCTCTGCTTGTGTAAGAGATATGGTAGTATTGACATCGGCAATGAATCTGTTGTACAGTATATAAAATGTATGGATTACCCATACATAAGCATAACACTAGTCAAGTTAGATGTTTATGGGTAAAACAATTTCAACTGTTACCAATGTGTAGTTTTACTAAGGTTTTTTAATTTTCATAACCTCTTTTGGGTGGCATCACCTTTGACATTGAGGTATTGCAGAGGTTAATTTTGCTTCCTCCAATCAGTCTGGAAAAAATGAAAATGTGCTACTTAGAAAATCTGCTGAAGTTTACTTGGTGTCCTGGTTAATAATCCTTTCAGTGTAATGACCTGGTCAATagtatttatttttgtactttATTTAACTGCCATATGTCTTAGTTGCACCAGTGATTAAGTACCTTCATTAATTttttaaagtgctttgagagaacCCAaggttatttattttatttagagatacagtgcagaataggcccttctggcccaatgagctgcactacCCACAAAAGCGCAAATTCTTAAAAATACATTTTACTGATCTATTTGCTTCAACTATGTTGATAATATTGCTTATTCTATTTGCAGATTTTAATCTAAATACTGAGTGGAAAGCCAAGTTTCATTTGCAGATCGTAAATAACAAATCATATCTAATTTTCATGTAACATTTGGGCATTGGAAGAAAGTCATTAAGTTTAACACCTCTCTTAATACTTCCCCTTTTTGGAAGATCCTTTTAATGACCAGAAATTATTCTTGGGTTGTGAGTGATACTTAAGTGCATTTTTCTTGCTTTTGGTGCATaatctatttaaaaaaaacacttctgcTTGACATACCTTGCTTGTCTACATTAATTTTGCAACAGGCTAGCAAGTATGAATTGTGTGGGCCAATAAGATTACAGCTTTGgagtaacacattcaaaatgtgggaggaagtcagcaggtcaggcagcatctatggaaattaataaatggttgatgtttcagacagagactcttcatcaggactgggatttGTGAAGGCAA encodes the following:
- the LOC132377863 gene encoding PRA1 family protein 3-like, which encodes MEVKFAPLRAWDDFLFGSTRFAQPDFRDLAKWNNRVVSNLLFYQTNYFVVAVCVFLLIGFMNPLEIILGGAVVTVIFMGSVWASENKATIGNFKRQHPTFFVLAVLMMSYFFISIIGGVMVFLLGITLPLFLIFVHSSLRLRNLQNKFENKMEEVGLKKTPMGILLNALGQEQEHISKIADILSTQGKH